From the genome of Asterias amurensis chromosome 17, ASM3211899v1, one region includes:
- the LOC139950105 gene encoding lactadherin-like has translation MIPDESLSASSNYKGRRKSTPAGGRLNKLPPDDNTIGARQQPRVFNTNQWIQVDLGNPTYVTWVLTQERTGGNAQWVTKYKVQFEPHSPACLFDVKDQLGQTQIFNGNTDRNNIVERHFFTPVLAVKIRIVPVEWNDVIALRFELLTCGC, from the exons ATGATCCCCGATGAGAGCCTCTCCGCATCAAGTAACTACAAAGGACGTCGAAAGTCAACACCGGCTGGTGGCCGTCTCAACAAGCTACCGCCTGATGATAATACCATAGGAGCACGGCAGCAACCCAGAGTTTTTAATACCAACCAGTGGATACAGGTGGATTTAGGCAACCCGACCTACGTCACTTGGGTACTCACACAGGAGCGTACTGGTGGAAACGCCCAGTGGGTGACAAAGTACAAAGTGCAGTTCGAACCACACTCACCGGCATGTCTTTTTGACGTGAAAGACCAACTTGGCCAAACTCAG ATATTCAATGGCAACACCGATAGAAACAACATTGTGGAGAGGCACTTCTTCACGCCCGTCTTGGCGGTCAAGATTCGCATCGTGCCCGTTGAGTGGAATGATGTCATCGCACTGCGTTTTGAGCTGCTTACATGTGGCTGTTAA